From a single Prosthecobacter algae genomic region:
- a CDS encoding alkaline phosphatase family protein — MNTKPARSLLCILTLFSSGPQLLAHGPGKDSDFEGRRVLFIGMDGCRADAIAAAMEKGLAPHLKALAADPQGLHSRQVYAGGELGEVTHQPTVSGPGWSSLLTGVWMDKHRVKDNRFFGARFQAHGHFMRHIKNVKPTSWCASFADWKPIHDMIADGSRVNGQEFLDVKFTLESHAEQYVAHDESMRDQALQTLRTQNPDVMFVYFGQVDEVGHAASDKRGSFSPDNEWYLKAISAVDTHIGSLLEAMRARPQFNEEDWLVIITTDHGGTGTKHGGDTDEERKIWLIAHGKELPKDRLLNTPVPQTAIVPLIYDHLKISTPLPTEP, encoded by the coding sequence ATGAATACGAAGCCTGCTCGCTCCCTCCTTTGCATCCTAACCCTCTTTTCGTCAGGCCCTCAGCTCCTGGCCCATGGCCCCGGAAAGGACAGTGACTTTGAAGGCCGCAGGGTCCTGTTCATTGGCATGGACGGCTGCCGCGCGGATGCCATCGCAGCGGCCATGGAGAAAGGCCTCGCACCTCACCTCAAGGCCCTGGCCGCCGATCCTCAAGGTCTGCACAGCAGGCAGGTTTACGCAGGCGGCGAACTGGGAGAGGTCACCCACCAGCCCACCGTCAGCGGTCCAGGCTGGTCCAGCCTGCTGACCGGTGTGTGGATGGACAAGCACCGCGTCAAAGACAACCGTTTCTTCGGTGCACGCTTTCAAGCCCACGGGCATTTCATGCGCCACATCAAGAATGTGAAGCCCACCTCCTGGTGCGCCTCCTTTGCTGACTGGAAACCCATTCATGACATGATCGCCGATGGCTCCCGCGTGAATGGGCAAGAGTTTTTGGACGTCAAGTTCACCCTGGAATCCCATGCCGAACAGTACGTGGCCCATGATGAATCCATGCGCGATCAGGCGCTGCAAACGCTGCGCACCCAGAACCCCGACGTGATGTTTGTGTACTTTGGCCAGGTGGATGAAGTGGGCCATGCCGCCAGTGACAAACGTGGAAGCTTTTCGCCAGACAATGAATGGTACCTGAAGGCCATCTCGGCTGTGGATACCCACATCGGCAGCCTCCTTGAGGCCATGCGTGCGAGGCCACAATTCAACGAAGAAGACTGGCTGGTGATCATCACCACAGATCATGGCGGCACCGGCACCAAGCATGGCGGCGACACCGATGAAGAGAGAAAGATCTGGCTCATCGCCCACGGTAAGGAGCTGCCCAAAGACAGGCTGCTCAATACGCCAGTCCCGCAGACAGCGATCGTCCCACTGATTTACGATCACCTGAAAATCTCCACCCCGCTCCCAACCGAGCCCTGA
- a CDS encoding glycine C-acetyltransferase, with amino-acid sequence MKAYSSFQAHLATQLEAVREAGTYKRERTLTTPQGTLVRANGGKPVINLCANNYLGLAQHSKVRQAAHEALEHWGYGLASVRFICGTQSVHKELEASLSDFLGTEDTILYSSCFDANGGLFETLLGPEDAIISDELNHASIIDGIRLCKAQRYRYKNNDMTDLETQLQEASAKGARFKLIATDGVFSMDGYIANLKAICDLADQYGALVMVDDSHAVGFMGKQGRGTHEHCDVMGRVDILTGTLGKALGGASGGYTSGRKEIIEWLRQRSRPYLFSNTLAPTIAGASIAALDLLKKSTQLRDTLEANTRFFRQEMTVAGFNLLPGEHPIVPIMLGDASLASKFAEAMLARGVYVIGFSYPVVPQGKARIRTQISAAHTREELERAVQAFVEVKKELGL; translated from the coding sequence ATGAAAGCCTATTCCTCTTTCCAAGCTCATCTCGCCACTCAGTTGGAGGCCGTCCGCGAAGCTGGCACCTACAAGCGTGAACGCACGCTGACGACGCCCCAAGGCACGCTTGTCCGCGCCAATGGTGGCAAGCCCGTCATCAATCTCTGTGCCAACAACTACCTCGGCCTGGCCCAGCACAGCAAGGTACGTCAAGCCGCCCATGAAGCCCTGGAACACTGGGGCTATGGCCTGGCCAGCGTGCGCTTCATCTGCGGCACGCAAAGCGTACACAAGGAACTGGAAGCCAGCCTGAGCGATTTCCTGGGAACGGAGGACACCATCCTCTACAGCTCATGCTTTGATGCCAATGGCGGTTTGTTTGAAACCTTGTTAGGCCCCGAGGACGCCATCATCAGCGATGAACTGAACCACGCCTCCATCATTGACGGCATCCGCCTCTGCAAAGCCCAGCGCTACCGTTACAAAAACAATGACATGACCGATCTGGAAACCCAGCTCCAAGAAGCCAGCGCCAAAGGTGCGCGTTTTAAGCTCATCGCCACAGATGGTGTGTTTTCCATGGATGGATACATCGCCAATCTGAAGGCCATCTGCGACCTAGCCGACCAATACGGAGCCCTCGTCATGGTGGATGATTCCCACGCCGTCGGATTCATGGGCAAGCAGGGACGCGGCACCCATGAACACTGCGATGTCATGGGCCGGGTGGATATTCTGACAGGCACCCTGGGCAAGGCCCTGGGAGGTGCCAGCGGCGGTTACACCAGCGGCCGCAAAGAGATCATCGAATGGCTGCGCCAGCGGTCACGGCCCTACCTCTTTTCTAATACCCTCGCCCCCACCATCGCCGGGGCCTCCATCGCTGCGCTGGACTTGCTCAAAAAATCCACCCAGCTTCGCGACACACTGGAAGCCAACACCCGCTTTTTCCGGCAGGAAATGACGGTGGCTGGATTCAACCTCCTGCCGGGGGAGCATCCCATCGTCCCCATCATGCTCGGGGATGCTTCACTGGCATCCAAATTCGCCGAAGCCATGCTCGCGCGGGGTGTCTATGTCATCGGCTTCAGCTACCCGGTCGTGCCTCAGGGAAAGGCACGCATCCGCACCCAGATCAGTGCAGCCCATACGAGGGAGGAACTGGAGCGGGCCGTGCAAGCGTTTGTCGAAGTGAAGAAAGAACTGGGTCTGTAA
- the tdh gene encoding L-threonine 3-dehydrogenase, which translates to MKALVKAHAERGLWLQDVPEPEVGINDVLIKVRKTGICGTDLHIYKWDAWAQKTIPVPMVVGHEFVGEVVSVGANVSDFHPGEIVSAEGHVVCGRCRNCLAGRRHLCKDTVGIGVNRTGAFAEYISVPMTNVWHHREGVDEEVASIFDPFGNAVHTALAFECLGEDVLITGAGPIGIMAIPVVKHAGARHVVITDVNEYRLDLARQMGATLAVNVQTQNLADVQKQLGMKEGFDVGLEMSGNASAFHSMIDNMCHGGKIAMLGIPSGPMAIDWNKVIFNMLTLKGIYGREMYETWYQMSVMLECGLNLKPVITHRFHYTDFEQGFAAMESGHCGKVVLDWTT; encoded by the coding sequence ATGAAAGCGCTCGTCAAAGCTCACGCGGAACGCGGCCTCTGGCTGCAGGATGTCCCGGAACCCGAAGTCGGCATCAACGATGTCCTGATCAAAGTCCGCAAAACGGGCATCTGCGGCACGGATCTGCACATTTATAAATGGGATGCCTGGGCTCAGAAAACCATTCCGGTGCCGATGGTGGTGGGTCATGAGTTTGTGGGCGAAGTGGTAAGTGTAGGCGCGAACGTCAGCGACTTTCACCCTGGCGAAATCGTCAGCGCCGAAGGGCATGTGGTCTGCGGCCGCTGTCGCAATTGCCTGGCTGGCCGTCGCCATCTGTGCAAGGACACCGTGGGCATCGGCGTCAACCGCACAGGAGCCTTTGCCGAGTACATCAGCGTGCCGATGACGAATGTCTGGCATCATCGTGAAGGCGTGGATGAAGAGGTGGCCTCCATTTTCGATCCCTTTGGCAATGCAGTGCACACGGCCTTGGCCTTTGAATGCCTGGGTGAAGATGTACTGATCACCGGCGCGGGACCTATCGGCATCATGGCCATCCCCGTGGTCAAGCATGCAGGCGCACGCCACGTCGTCATCACCGATGTCAACGAGTACCGCCTGGACCTCGCACGCCAGATGGGCGCAACTTTGGCCGTGAATGTGCAGACGCAAAACCTGGCCGATGTGCAAAAACAACTCGGCATGAAGGAAGGCTTCGATGTCGGTCTGGAAATGAGCGGCAATGCCTCCGCCTTTCACAGCATGATTGATAACATGTGCCACGGCGGCAAGATCGCCATGCTGGGCATCCCCTCCGGTCCCATGGCCATTGATTGGAACAAGGTCATCTTCAACATGCTGACCCTCAAGGGAATCTACGGACGTGAGATGTACGAAACCTGGTACCAGATGAGCGTCATGCTGGAGTGCGGATTGAATTTGAAACCTGTCATCACCCACCGTTTCCACTATACCGACTTTGAACAAGGCTTTGCCGCCATGGAGTCCGGCCACTGTGGCAAAGTGGTCCTGGACTGGACCACCTGA
- a CDS encoding NAD(P)H-dependent glycerol-3-phosphate dehydrogenase: protein MSSALPYSNALVIGAGSWGTALTAVLAERGLQVQFWGRDPALMEEIQSTRRNSRYLPGLVLPESIQATARMEDLRPADLVVFVVPSKAVRETAHSMAALPAVKDAQVIISCAKGIELNSGKRLTQILAESFTQTPLAVLTGPNHAEEVSQRMATAAVVACEKETVALDVQACFTLPWFRTYTSDDVTGVEWAGAMKNPYAIAAGIALGLKLGDNAIAALVTRALAEMVRMGVAMGGRAESFMGLGGVGDLMATCYSEHSRNHRVGRLIGEGMPLQEIMSSTRMVAEGVPNTASLHGAAKAKGVRTPLLDEIYAMLYEAKPAKEAMRALLSRDPRAETE, encoded by the coding sequence ATGTCCTCTGCCCTGCCCTATTCAAATGCCCTCGTCATCGGAGCCGGAAGCTGGGGGACGGCGCTCACCGCCGTCCTGGCAGAACGTGGCCTGCAAGTGCAGTTCTGGGGACGTGATCCCGCCCTGATGGAAGAGATCCAGAGCACGCGCAGAAACTCGCGCTACCTGCCGGGCCTCGTTTTGCCAGAGAGCATCCAAGCGACCGCCCGGATGGAGGACCTGCGTCCTGCGGATTTGGTGGTGTTTGTCGTCCCTTCCAAGGCCGTTCGCGAAACGGCTCACAGCATGGCCGCCCTGCCAGCCGTCAAAGATGCCCAAGTGATCATCTCCTGCGCCAAGGGCATCGAGCTGAACAGCGGCAAACGCCTGACGCAGATCCTTGCGGAATCTTTTACCCAGACACCTCTGGCCGTGCTCACGGGCCCCAATCATGCGGAGGAAGTGTCCCAGCGCATGGCCACCGCCGCCGTGGTCGCCTGTGAAAAAGAAACCGTCGCACTCGACGTGCAGGCCTGCTTCACCCTGCCCTGGTTCCGCACCTACACCAGCGATGATGTGACCGGCGTGGAATGGGCGGGCGCGATGAAAAACCCCTATGCCATCGCAGCCGGCATCGCGCTGGGATTGAAGCTGGGAGACAATGCCATCGCCGCTTTGGTCACCCGGGCCCTGGCTGAAATGGTGCGCATGGGCGTGGCCATGGGGGGCCGGGCAGAGTCCTTCATGGGACTGGGCGGCGTGGGCGACCTGATGGCCACCTGCTACTCCGAGCATAGCCGCAATCACCGGGTGGGCCGTCTCATCGGTGAAGGCATGCCCCTCCAGGAAATCATGTCCAGCACCCGCATGGTGGCAGAGGGCGTGCCCAACACCGCCAGCCTGCATGGAGCCGCCAAGGCCAAAGGCGTGCGCACTCCTTTGCTGGATGAGATCTATGCCATGCTCTATGAGGCCAAACCGGCCAAAGAAGCCATGCGCGCCCTCCTTTCCCGCGATCCACGGGCGGAAACTGAGTAA
- a CDS encoding AGE family epimerase/isomerase, whose amino-acid sequence MNLLTHPEGRRELATFYQDTLLRDVMPFWLRHGMDAEHDGIMTALDRDGSLLDTDKSIWFQGRAGWMFSTLFNTVTQDRAYFDAAGSCLAFLEKHGYATDGKLFFTVTREGKPLRMRRYAYSEAFASIAHAAYFKASGDVHYAESAVRDFSFYLRHSFEPGYMMPKVDSNTRPMVGIGALMIGIVTAQELRTNLGHKDVAGRSLTEWIDLFILDIQRLFYKPELEVLLETVAPDGSILDHLDGRILNPGHAIECAWFILHEGRLRGEKSYIQLGLGILDCMWKRGWDEGMGGLFYYRDIHDKPVQEYWHDMKFWWPHNEAIIATLLAYEVSGDAKYAAMHQQVHDWSFAHFADPEYGEWYGYLHRDGSVSQRAKGNMFKGPFHLPRMLWYCSQILQESKEPPTHS is encoded by the coding sequence ATGAATCTCCTCACGCATCCAGAAGGCCGCCGCGAACTGGCCACCTTTTATCAAGACACCTTGCTCCGCGATGTGATGCCCTTTTGGCTCAGGCACGGCATGGATGCAGAGCATGATGGCATCATGACGGCGCTGGATCGTGATGGCAGCCTGCTGGACACGGACAAAAGCATCTGGTTTCAGGGACGGGCGGGCTGGATGTTTTCCACCCTGTTTAATACGGTGACGCAGGACCGCGCCTACTTTGATGCGGCAGGCTCCTGCCTGGCCTTTTTGGAAAAGCACGGCTATGCCACGGACGGAAAGCTTTTTTTCACCGTCACCCGCGAGGGCAAGCCGCTGCGCATGCGCCGTTACGCTTACAGCGAGGCCTTTGCCAGCATCGCCCATGCGGCCTACTTCAAGGCCAGCGGCGATGTTCATTATGCGGAGTCGGCGGTGCGTGATTTCTCCTTCTATCTGCGCCATTCCTTTGAGCCGGGCTACATGATGCCCAAGGTGGACTCGAACACGCGCCCGATGGTGGGCATTGGCGCGCTTATGATTGGCATCGTCACGGCCCAGGAACTGCGGACCAACCTGGGGCACAAGGATGTGGCCGGGCGCAGTCTGACGGAGTGGATTGACCTCTTCATCCTGGACATCCAGCGCCTATTTTACAAACCGGAACTGGAGGTGCTGCTTGAGACGGTCGCCCCTGATGGCAGCATTCTGGATCACCTGGATGGGCGCATTCTCAATCCGGGCCATGCCATTGAGTGTGCCTGGTTCATCCTTCATGAAGGCCGCCTGCGGGGTGAAAAGAGTTACATTCAGTTAGGCCTGGGCATTCTAGATTGCATGTGGAAACGCGGCTGGGATGAGGGGATGGGCGGTCTGTTCTATTACCGTGACATCCATGACAAGCCTGTGCAGGAGTACTGGCATGACATGAAGTTCTGGTGGCCGCACAATGAAGCCATCATTGCCACGCTGCTGGCCTATGAGGTGAGCGGGGATGCCAAGTATGCGGCGATGCACCAGCAGGTGCACGACTGGAGCTTTGCCCATTTTGCCGATCCTGAATACGGAGAGTGGTATGGCTACCTGCACCGCGATGGCAGCGTGTCTCAGAGGGCGAAGGGAAACATGTTTAAGGGCCCCTTCCACCTGCCGAGGATGCTCTGGTATTGCTCTCAGATCTTACAGGAGTCCAAGGAGCCTCCAACCCATTCCTAA
- a CDS encoding dihydrodipicolinate synthase family protein produces MLSHPIAGLVAATHTPFHQDGSLNLSIVEKQAAHLLHTGVARAFIGGTTGESHSLSLAERQALTERWMEVTKGTSLKVVVHVGANCLGDVAALAAQAQALGADAISALAPSYFKPRSVESLVDCCAQITAAAPELPFFLYDIPSFTGISLSMPEFLSLGKERLPTLAGIKFTNPDGMMFQQCLYHTEKAFSILWGTDECLLAGLALGATGAVGSTYNFAAPIYQRIIRAFAEKDFETARAEQKRSVELVARLASVGYMGAAKAVMKILGVDVGPARLPHSNLDAAQEKALSADLDGMGLLSAEFKL; encoded by the coding sequence ATGCTCTCCCATCCCATTGCCGGTCTTGTCGCAGCGACGCATACCCCGTTTCATCAGGACGGTTCTCTGAACCTGTCCATCGTTGAAAAACAGGCGGCCCACCTTCTGCATACTGGAGTGGCCAGGGCGTTCATCGGCGGCACCACCGGTGAAAGCCATTCGCTGAGTTTGGCGGAACGGCAGGCGCTGACCGAACGCTGGATGGAAGTCACGAAAGGCACGTCTCTGAAAGTCGTGGTGCATGTAGGCGCGAACTGCCTGGGCGATGTGGCCGCGCTGGCTGCCCAGGCGCAGGCGCTCGGGGCCGATGCCATCAGCGCGCTGGCTCCCAGTTACTTCAAGCCGCGCAGTGTGGAGTCGCTGGTGGACTGCTGTGCGCAGATCACCGCCGCAGCACCGGAACTGCCGTTTTTCCTGTATGACATTCCCTCGTTCACAGGCATTTCACTTTCGATGCCTGAGTTTCTGAGCCTGGGGAAAGAGCGGCTGCCCACCTTGGCCGGCATCAAGTTTACCAATCCGGATGGCATGATGTTCCAGCAGTGCCTCTATCATACGGAGAAGGCGTTTTCCATTTTGTGGGGAACGGATGAATGCCTTTTGGCTGGCTTGGCCCTCGGTGCCACGGGCGCTGTGGGCAGCACCTACAATTTTGCCGCGCCGATTTATCAGAGAATCATCCGCGCCTTTGCCGAAAAGGATTTTGAGACGGCTCGTGCGGAGCAAAAGCGGTCGGTCGAACTGGTCGCCCGGCTGGCTTCCGTGGGCTACATGGGGGCCGCCAAGGCCGTGATGAAAATCCTCGGGGTGGATGTCGGCCCGGCCCGACTGCCCCACTCGAATCTCGATGCGGCCCAGGAAAAGGCTTTGTCTGCCGATCTGGACGGGATGGGGCTGCTGAGCGCCGAGTTTAAGCTGTAG
- a CDS encoding sialidase family protein, producing the protein MPALDLSKDGARQVQVDREPGQYLGHPTTVLLEDGKTMLCVYPKGHGKGGIVYKRSADGGLTWSDRLPTPENWVTSREVPTLHRVVDAAGKKRLIMWSGLYPARLAVSEDDGASWSGLKPAGDWGGIVVMGFTEPLKTPGYYMAMFHDDGRYFSSTNTHAKPPLFILYKVFSQDGGLTWGKPEPVFQSSEVNLCEPGFIRSPDGKEIAVLLRENARKKNAHIIFSRDEGQTWTAPRELPDSLNGDRHTGKYTADGRLFISFRSVAPKGKTIPYLGDWVAWVGRYEDLVEGKPGQYHVRLMDNTKGYDCAYPGVEVLPDDTIVTTTYGHWTAGEMPYIMSVRLKLSELDAMKK; encoded by the coding sequence GTGCCAGCCCTGGATCTGTCCAAGGATGGGGCGCGCCAGGTCCAGGTGGACCGCGAGCCCGGTCAATACCTGGGGCACCCGACCACGGTGCTTCTGGAAGATGGCAAAACCATGCTCTGTGTGTATCCCAAAGGTCACGGCAAAGGTGGCATTGTTTACAAACGCAGTGCCGATGGCGGCCTCACTTGGAGCGACCGTCTGCCTACGCCCGAAAACTGGGTCACTTCGCGGGAAGTGCCCACCCTGCACCGCGTCGTGGATGCGGCGGGGAAAAAGCGTCTCATCATGTGGAGCGGCCTCTATCCGGCACGGCTGGCGGTGAGTGAGGACGACGGGGCGAGCTGGAGCGGGCTGAAACCTGCCGGGGACTGGGGTGGCATCGTTGTCATGGGCTTTACGGAACCGCTGAAAACACCGGGCTATTACATGGCGATGTTTCACGATGACGGACGCTATTTTAGCAGCACCAATACTCACGCTAAGCCGCCGCTGTTCATCCTCTACAAGGTCTTTTCCCAAGATGGCGGCCTCACCTGGGGCAAGCCGGAGCCGGTGTTTCAAAGCAGCGAGGTCAACCTCTGCGAGCCCGGATTCATCCGCTCCCCCGATGGCAAGGAAATCGCCGTGCTGCTGCGGGAGAATGCCCGCAAAAAGAACGCCCACATCATCTTCAGCCGGGATGAAGGCCAAACCTGGACCGCCCCGCGTGAACTGCCCGACTCCCTGAATGGCGACCGCCACACCGGCAAGTACACTGCCGATGGCCGCCTGTTTATCTCCTTCCGCAGCGTGGCCCCCAAAGGCAAGACCATCCCCTATTTGGGAGATTGGGTGGCCTGGGTGGGGCGTTACGAAGACCTAGTTGAGGGAAAACCCGGCCAGTATCACGTCCGCCTCATGGACAACACCAAAGGTTATGACTGCGCCTATCCCGGGGTGGAGGTCTTGCCGGATGATACCATCGTCACCACGACTTACGGGCACTGGACCGCCGGTGAAATGCCCTACATCATGAGTGTGCGGCTGAAACTCAGCGAATTGGACGCCATGAAGAAGTGA
- a CDS encoding polysaccharide deacetylase family protein, with protein MYLSIWLGILMGSSGCSSTEKKPDELAEVRQAALATPDPVILDNPLAKRMNNPSTMPTVPPAGAKIGYSQVNITEKVVAMTFDDGPHPTLTPKLLDILKARNIKCTFFVIGRSAKTYPNIIRRMIAEGHEVANHTWTHASLTSRSDAQIRTELQQSEDALVAAANYRPHLIRPPYGAINTRIKQLMFSEFGYSTIMWSVDPQDWRRPGVSVVTSRLVNGAHPGAIMLAHDIHPPTIEAMPAMFDQLLAKGYQFVTVSQLLNMEKANMPVGVVIRPAMAVDDKDPTPLPQ; from the coding sequence ATGTATCTCAGTATCTGGCTAGGCATCCTCATGGGCAGCTCAGGCTGCAGTTCTACCGAAAAAAAGCCGGACGAGCTCGCTGAAGTGCGCCAAGCTGCTCTGGCCACCCCAGATCCGGTCATCTTGGACAATCCGCTGGCCAAGCGAATGAACAACCCTTCCACCATGCCGACTGTGCCGCCTGCGGGGGCCAAGATCGGCTATTCCCAGGTGAACATCACGGAGAAGGTGGTGGCCATGACCTTCGACGATGGCCCACACCCGACCCTGACTCCCAAGCTGCTGGACATCCTGAAGGCCCGCAACATCAAGTGCACCTTCTTCGTCATCGGCCGCAGTGCGAAAACCTACCCGAACATCATTCGCCGGATGATCGCTGAAGGGCATGAAGTCGCCAACCATACCTGGACCCACGCCAGCCTGACCAGCCGCTCCGATGCCCAGATCCGCACGGAACTGCAGCAGAGCGAAGACGCCCTGGTGGCTGCGGCGAACTATCGCCCGCACCTGATCCGCCCTCCCTACGGCGCCATCAATACCCGCATCAAGCAGCTGATGTTCTCTGAATTCGGCTACTCGACCATCATGTGGTCCGTGGACCCTCAGGACTGGCGTCGCCCTGGCGTTTCAGTGGTGACCAGCCGTCTGGTGAATGGAGCCCATCCCGGTGCCATCATGCTGGCCCATGACATCCATCCTCCGACCATTGAGGCCATGCCGGCCATGTTCGACCAGCTTCTTGCCAAGGGATATCAGTTCGTCACGGTTAGCCAGCTGCTGAACATGGAGAAGGCCAACATGCCCGTGGGAGTGGTCATTCGTCCGGCTATGGCCGTGGATGACAAAGACCCGACCCCCTTGCCCCAGTAA
- a CDS encoding dynamin family protein: MIGDEYFQLRTRLSGELHSLAEVIRDLGGDPESVAIAENLIASLKEPFVFVVVGEVNVGKSTFLNALFGQDFSRTGVMPTTDKILFFKHGPQQQIVPITATLDEVHVPNDILRDFHIVDTPGTNSIENEHQEITERFVPIADLVIFVFSAMNPWGASAWQFLDKVHKHWMRHVVFILQQCDLRSPEEIQVITDYMGQLSRQRYGQDFPLFPVSAKKAYMARSSGVDRERLMEESGFQRLEEHISNLVARNASRLNKLSSTVRLARQLLTNLRDHVAHQAQHAQHSAALIQEFLTEREMQVDRTLKKILPALDATERDYHESCLRVAGLADDALATRQAFKKDPSEVQEEIKPESLDHRLFQDLQFRTGDRWRQVGIILEEDCLQYDRFLHSQGRGTLFPEDTVLPTESDPELRRLFAAHIDSTIRRFVLSLRLDEAIEPGLNKARKRARWVPWLILPVLAAVGAAWYFDGPVGAAISAGGGMLLVGFALLITQSALNHTRGQLVDRLETSTMKLREMLLTQVQSDVESLFARFVPLLQPAQVEANAREKLLLSQTERLEALSDSFHAFQREMAH, from the coding sequence ATGATCGGTGATGAGTACTTCCAGCTGCGCACCCGCCTGAGCGGGGAGCTGCATTCGCTTGCGGAAGTCATTCGTGACCTCGGCGGGGATCCTGAATCGGTGGCCATCGCCGAAAACCTCATCGCCAGCCTCAAGGAGCCTTTTGTCTTTGTGGTCGTGGGCGAGGTGAATGTGGGCAAGTCCACCTTCCTCAATGCCCTTTTTGGCCAGGACTTTTCCCGCACTGGCGTGATGCCGACGACGGACAAGATCCTGTTTTTCAAGCATGGGCCGCAGCAGCAGATCGTGCCCATCACGGCGACGCTGGACGAAGTCCACGTGCCCAATGACATCCTGCGGGATTTTCACATCGTTGATACGCCTGGAACGAATTCGATCGAGAACGAGCACCAGGAAATCACGGAGCGTTTTGTTCCCATCGCCGATCTGGTGATCTTTGTCTTCAGTGCCATGAACCCCTGGGGGGCATCGGCCTGGCAGTTTCTGGACAAGGTACACAAGCACTGGATGCGGCATGTGGTGTTCATCCTCCAGCAGTGCGATCTACGCAGCCCTGAGGAGATTCAGGTCATCACAGACTACATGGGCCAGCTTTCCCGCCAGCGTTACGGGCAGGATTTTCCGCTCTTCCCGGTTTCGGCCAAAAAGGCCTACATGGCCCGCAGTTCCGGGGTGGATCGTGAACGCCTCATGGAAGAAAGCGGCTTTCAGCGTCTGGAAGAGCACATCTCCAATCTGGTGGCGCGCAATGCCTCCCGCCTGAACAAGCTTTCCAGCACCGTCCGTCTGGCGCGGCAGCTTTTGACGAATCTGCGCGACCATGTCGCCCACCAGGCGCAGCATGCCCAGCACTCGGCGGCGCTGATTCAGGAATTTCTGACCGAGCGGGAGATGCAGGTGGACCGCACCTTGAAAAAGATCCTGCCGGCCCTGGATGCCACGGAAAGAGACTACCACGAGTCCTGCCTGCGGGTGGCGGGCCTCGCGGATGATGCCTTGGCCACTCGGCAGGCCTTCAAAAAGGATCCGTCCGAAGTGCAGGAAGAGATCAAGCCGGAGAGCCTGGACCATCGCCTGTTTCAGGATCTTCAATTCCGCACCGGGGATCGCTGGCGTCAGGTAGGCATCATTTTGGAAGAGGACTGCCTGCAGTATGACCGCTTTCTGCATTCGCAGGGCCGCGGCACCCTCTTCCCCGAGGATACGGTGCTGCCCACGGAGTCTGATCCAGAGCTGCGTCGTCTCTTTGCGGCACACATTGACAGCACCATCCGGCGTTTTGTCCTCAGTTTGCGGCTGGATGAGGCGATCGAACCTGGGCTTAACAAAGCCCGTAAACGCGCGCGCTGGGTTCCCTGGCTCATCCTGCCCGTACTCGCGGCGGTGGGTGCAGCGTGGTATTTCGATGGCCCAGTAGGGGCTGCGATCTCCGCCGGGGGCGGCATGCTGCTGGTGGGGTTTGCGCTTCTCATCACCCAGTCTGCCCTTAACCACACCCGTGGCCAGTTGGTGGACCGCCTGGAAACCTCGACCATGAAGCTGCGGGAAATGCTCCTGACCCAGGTGCAAAGCGATGTGGAAAGCCTCTTTGCCCGCTTTGTGCCTTTGCTGCAGCCAGCCCAGGTGGAGGCCAATGCCCGGGAGAAGCTCCTGCTCAGCCAGACGGAGCGCCTGGAGGCCCTTTCGGATTCCTTTCATGCCTTCCAGCGTGAAATGGCGCACTGA